The Pseudomonadota bacterium genome segment AGTCATCTCAAGGACGGTATTTCTTGCCCGGCAGGAGAGAGCGTCTATCACCTGTATGTCATCCGGGTGGGGAACCGGGACCGGCTGCAGGCCAAACTCGCCGAGGCAGGGATCGAGACGGGCATCCATTATCCGGTTCCCCTCCATCTGGCGCCATGTTTCAAGGAACTTGGCGGCAGACAGGGTGATTTCCCGGTGGCCGAACGGGCGGCCGGGGAGATTCTGTCCCTGCCCATGTCGCCGTTCATCACTTTGGAACAGCAGGAATATGTGGTCGAAAACGTAAACAGATGGGGTGAGTCGGTATGAAAAACGTTCTGGTTACAGGGGGGGCCGGGTTCATCGGCTCGCATACCGTGGATCTTCTTCTTGCCAAGGGGTACAAGGTAAGGGTGCTCGATAACCTCGAATATCCCACCCATCTCCACGGCAAAAAATCAACCCTTTCTTCCCAGGTTGAATTCCTCCGGGGGGATATCAGAAACATCGATGATCTGACCCGGGCGCTTCCCGGGATTGACTGGGTGCTTCATCTGGCGGCAACCGGCGGCTTTACTCCCGATATCGGCCGTTATTTCGAGGTCAATTCCGTCGGCACCGCGAATCTGCTTGAGCTTATTCAACAACGGAAATATCGGGTCGAGCGGCTGGTGGTCGCCTCATCGGTCGGCATTT includes the following:
- a CDS encoding DegT/DnrJ/EryC1/StrS family aminotransferase — its product is SHLKDGISCPAGESVYHLYVIRVGNRDRLQAKLAEAGIETGIHYPVPLHLAPCFKELGGRQGDFPVAERAAGEILSLPMSPFITLEQQEYVVENVNRWGESV